The Hymenobacter sp. 5317J-9 genome has a window encoding:
- a CDS encoding Fic family protein — MGHYTDAPEDNLLGLTDRRLLDEAEAEGVIRAENFLYDLPEETDFTVALLLDLHRAAFGRVYEWAGQYRRSNPNVGSFLPPPFQQVPTLLYQFADEVQHRQRLVGTEAELAALLAYAHYRFVAIHPFTNGNGRTARLLTNFLAFRHGYQELALYQRAAGTDREAYLTAIKAGNSGDYRELEQLISAQLRRFGE; from the coding sequence GTGGGCCACTACACCGACGCACCCGAAGACAACCTGCTCGGACTGACCGACCGCCGCCTACTCGACGAAGCTGAGGCTGAAGGCGTCATCCGCGCCGAAAACTTCCTCTACGACCTACCCGAAGAAACCGATTTCACGGTGGCGCTACTGCTCGACCTGCACCGCGCCGCCTTCGGGCGCGTGTACGAGTGGGCCGGGCAGTACCGCCGCTCCAACCCCAACGTGGGCAGCTTCCTGCCGCCCCCGTTTCAGCAGGTGCCCACGCTGCTCTACCAATTTGCCGATGAGGTGCAGCACCGGCAGCGGCTGGTGGGCACCGAAGCAGAACTGGCGGCCCTGCTAGCATATGCGCATTATCGGTTCGTGGCTATTCACCCGTTCACCAACGGCAATGGGCGCACGGCCCGCCTGCTCACCAATTTTCTGGCCTTCCGCCACGGCTACCAGGAACTGGCCCTGTACCAGCGAGCCGCCGGCACCGACCGCGAAGCGTATTTAACCGCGATAAAAGCAGGAAACTCCGGCGACTACCGGGAACTGGAGCAACTGATTAGCGCGCAGCTTCGCCGGTTTGGCGAGTAG
- a CDS encoding T9SS type A sorting domain-containing protein, whose amino-acid sequence MKHRLHSTTLAGTRVEGRATGTGRLWRPLLAAALGTLALGAHAQNRALLRPATLEVQLASPITAAPAAMVPVKTGPARRGLAAISSTATGGNWSAPATWVGGVVPAATDDVTIAGGATVTLDVAASCASLTVASTGSLLTSTTTAYSLQVAGNVTNNGTLDLSASSTIGSDLRFTGAGSVTFGGTGTTDLQTVSLAKSVRADIVDMNLPTLSVQGSTTSGTGFLSTRITTNTVDDMTGTLKISGTATISNRVFSNAASYVIPATGGFWLSNPNFTVAAQTGSPTVNGSLRISAGTFNVGSSIGNSIGFGANAVYTMDGGTLNTVGRFTNFTGASTVTGTMTFTMSAGTINVSTVGNTSGTPSFGVNGTSTISGGAINLVQRSTATTPLDYYVAGTYTYTGGTVNAGTTATATNFDFRMRGNLPNLAIDNTTNAKSVLLAGQTNPFGTVLITPGATLNLNGAILLQLGATITNNGTLTGTATGSRLYFQGTTAQSIGGTGTVTSPLLQITFQNSSTGVTVGMPITTRNVAMFRGNVINANNLTVQSSTTALAVVSFGLTSPTSSAGNFDVAPTFDVSTSGLYLIYNPELAARTTGVEVPASRSLYYADFNNPQGITVAGGDLTVVGPSTASSSLSLLSGIVTTSAGNRLISGSATTVMPTGSASAYIKGPMGITVNSATATSRTFAVGDAAGWRPVVVSGITTSTDQTFTATVIGGATGGKGISPVTNLNPTRYVRLENSANLPAAARVQLSYGADDVVGNAATAVIAQAATANGDYASLGGAAVAATTVAPILPTGIVSTLDLTPGKDYFVIANTEGGALTSSATAPVCAGANTGTLTLAGNVGTILNYEFDNGTGFTPVSPVNTTATLTFTNLTATTTYRAVILTSDGRQVYSTPVTVTVRPAPTATLTAGGPTTFCAGGSVVLTAPAGAGNTYQFFNGTTSLGAASATNTLTATAAGSYTVVVTNASGCSATSTAATVTVNPATTATFAYSGTTYCTSGTNPTPTVTGTTGGTFSSTSGLTINATTGAINLAASTLGTYTVTYSVGGTCPSSATATVTVTAAPVATFTYASTAYCAGGTATPAPVFATGASGGTFSASGTGLVINATTGAINLATSAAGTYTVTNTIAAAGGCAAATATTSVTINAAPTATLTTTTPTTFCAGGSVVLTAPAGAGNTYQFFNGTTSLGAAAAANTFTAIASGSYTVVVTNASGCSATSTATTVTVNPATTATFTYPAATYCVSGATNPVATVTGTAGGTFSSTTGLTINATTGAITLASSTPGTYTVTYSVGGTCPSSATASVTVTAAPVATFSYGTGTPTFCVSGTTNPTVSLATGATAGTFTSTTGLTLNATTGAITLASSTPGTYTVTNTVAAAGGCAAVTATATVTVAPAAIANAGPAVTICGGATATLGTAALAGTTYAWSPATGLSSATAAQPTVTLPNTTGAPITQTYTLTATNAGGCSATATVTVTVNPRPATPTITATYNGATTTLTSSATTGNQWYLGQTLIPGATGQTYVVNGTPSQLGSYTVTTTNAFGCVSLPSAALVVTSGVKPLAGTSLSVFPNPTHDGRLTVELTGYRHASELTVLNALGQVVFTVAVPASTGTATRAIDLTQLASGVYVLRVKTEGGLDTRRVVKQ is encoded by the coding sequence ATGAAACACCGTTTACATTCTACCACATTGGCGGGCACTCGCGTTGAGGGCCGGGCCACCGGGACAGGCCGGTTGTGGCGGCCTTTGCTGGCGGCGGCTCTGGGCACCCTGGCCCTGGGCGCCCACGCCCAAAACCGCGCCCTGCTGCGGCCGGCTACTCTCGAAGTGCAGCTTGCCTCGCCCATCACGGCCGCTCCGGCCGCGATGGTGCCGGTGAAAACCGGTCCGGCCCGCCGGGGTCTGGCGGCCATCAGCTCGACGGCCACGGGCGGCAACTGGAGCGCCCCGGCCACCTGGGTGGGCGGCGTGGTGCCCGCCGCCACCGACGACGTGACCATTGCCGGCGGCGCCACCGTCACGCTGGACGTGGCCGCTAGCTGCGCCTCGCTCACGGTGGCCAGCACGGGCTCGCTGCTCACCTCGACCACCACGGCGTACTCGCTGCAAGTGGCCGGCAACGTCACCAACAACGGCACGCTGGACTTGAGCGCGAGCAGCACCATCGGCTCCGATTTGCGCTTTACCGGCGCGGGCAGCGTCACGTTTGGCGGCACCGGCACCACCGACCTGCAAACCGTTTCGCTGGCCAAATCGGTGCGGGCCGACATCGTGGACATGAACCTGCCCACGCTGTCGGTGCAGGGCAGCACCACCAGCGGCACCGGTTTCCTTTCCACGCGCATCACCACCAACACGGTGGACGACATGACCGGCACGCTCAAGATTTCGGGCACGGCCACCATCAGCAACCGGGTGTTTAGCAACGCGGCTTCCTACGTCATTCCGGCCACGGGCGGCTTCTGGCTGAGCAACCCTAACTTCACGGTGGCCGCCCAAACGGGCTCGCCCACCGTGAACGGCTCGCTGCGCATTTCGGCGGGTACGTTTAACGTGGGCAGCAGCATCGGCAACTCCATTGGGTTTGGCGCCAACGCGGTGTATACGATGGATGGCGGCACGCTAAATACGGTGGGCCGCTTCACCAACTTCACCGGCGCCTCGACGGTGACGGGCACCATGACCTTCACGATGAGCGCGGGCACCATTAACGTGAGCACCGTCGGCAACACCTCTGGCACGCCCTCGTTTGGCGTAAACGGGACCAGTACTATTTCGGGCGGCGCCATCAACCTGGTGCAGCGCAGCACGGCCACCACGCCGCTCGACTACTACGTGGCGGGCACTTACACCTACACCGGCGGCACCGTGAACGCGGGCACAACGGCCACGGCCACCAACTTCGATTTCCGGATGCGGGGCAACCTGCCGAACCTGGCCATCGACAACACCACCAACGCCAAGAGCGTGCTGCTTGCCGGGCAGACCAACCCCTTCGGCACGGTGCTCATCACGCCCGGCGCGACGCTGAACCTGAACGGCGCCATCCTGCTGCAACTGGGCGCTACCATCACCAACAACGGCACCCTGACGGGCACGGCCACTGGCAGCCGCCTTTATTTCCAAGGCACCACGGCGCAAAGCATTGGCGGCACGGGCACCGTGACCAGCCCCTTGCTGCAAATCACCTTTCAGAACAGCAGCACGGGCGTGACGGTGGGCATGCCCATCACCACGCGCAACGTGGCCATGTTCCGCGGCAACGTCATCAACGCCAACAACCTGACGGTGCAGAGCAGCACGACGGCCCTGGCCGTTGTCTCTTTCGGCCTGACCAGCCCCACTTCGTCGGCCGGCAATTTTGATGTGGCCCCCACGTTCGACGTGTCGACCAGCGGGCTGTACCTGATTTACAACCCCGAGCTGGCCGCGCGCACCACGGGCGTAGAGGTGCCGGCCTCGCGCAGCCTCTACTACGCCGACTTCAACAACCCGCAGGGCATTACGGTGGCCGGCGGCGACCTGACCGTGGTGGGCCCGTCGACGGCCTCCAGCTCGCTGAGCCTGCTGAGCGGCATCGTGACGACTTCGGCCGGCAACCGGCTCATCAGCGGCAGCGCCACCACGGTGATGCCGACGGGCTCGGCCTCTGCCTACATCAAAGGCCCGATGGGCATCACGGTGAATAGCGCGACGGCTACCAGCCGCACCTTCGCCGTGGGCGACGCGGCCGGCTGGCGCCCGGTAGTGGTATCGGGCATTACGACCAGCACGGACCAGACCTTCACGGCCACGGTAATCGGCGGCGCAACGGGTGGCAAGGGCATTTCGCCCGTTACCAACCTGAACCCGACCCGCTACGTGCGCCTCGAAAACTCGGCCAACTTGCCGGCCGCGGCCCGTGTGCAACTGAGCTACGGCGCCGATGACGTGGTGGGCAACGCCGCTACGGCCGTTATTGCCCAGGCCGCTACCGCCAACGGCGACTACGCCTCCCTGGGTGGAGCCGCCGTGGCCGCCACCACCGTGGCGCCCATCCTGCCCACCGGCATCGTGTCGACGCTGGACCTGACGCCCGGTAAGGACTACTTCGTTATTGCCAATACCGAAGGCGGCGCGCTCACTAGCTCGGCAACGGCGCCGGTGTGCGCCGGCGCCAACACGGGCACCCTCACGCTGGCCGGCAACGTGGGCACCATCCTCAACTACGAGTTTGACAACGGCACGGGCTTTACGCCGGTATCGCCCGTCAACACCACCGCCACGCTCACCTTTACCAACCTGACGGCTACCACCACCTACCGGGCCGTTATCCTGACTTCGGATGGCCGCCAAGTGTACTCCACGCCCGTAACGGTGACGGTGCGTCCGGCCCCGACGGCCACGCTCACGGCCGGCGGCCCTACTACGTTCTGCGCGGGCGGCTCGGTGGTGCTCACGGCGCCGGCCGGCGCGGGCAACACCTACCAGTTCTTCAACGGCACCACCAGCCTGGGGGCGGCGTCGGCCACCAACACGCTCACGGCCACGGCCGCGGGTTCGTACACGGTGGTGGTGACCAACGCCAGCGGCTGCTCGGCTACCTCGACGGCTGCCACGGTGACGGTAAACCCGGCCACCACGGCCACCTTCGCCTACAGCGGCACCACTTACTGCACCAGCGGCACCAACCCCACGCCCACGGTGACGGGCACCACCGGCGGCACGTTCAGCTCCACTTCGGGCCTGACCATCAACGCTACTACGGGCGCCATCAACCTGGCTGCTTCGACCCTGGGTACTTACACGGTTACCTATAGCGTAGGTGGCACCTGCCCCTCGTCGGCCACCGCTACCGTGACCGTGACTGCTGCGCCGGTGGCCACGTTCACTTACGCCAGCACGGCCTATTGCGCGGGCGGTACGGCCACGCCGGCACCGGTGTTTGCCACGGGAGCCAGCGGTGGTACGTTCTCGGCCTCGGGCACGGGTCTGGTCATTAATGCTACTACGGGTGCCATCAACCTGGCCACCAGCGCGGCCGGCACCTACACCGTGACCAACACCATTGCCGCAGCCGGTGGCTGCGCCGCCGCCACGGCCACCACCAGCGTGACCATCAACGCCGCCCCCACGGCAACCCTGACGACCACCACGCCCACCACGTTCTGCGCGGGCGGCTCGGTGGTGCTCACGGCGCCGGCCGGCGCGGGCAACACCTACCAGTTCTTCAACGGCACCACCAGCCTGGGCGCCGCTGCGGCTGCCAACACTTTCACGGCCATTGCCTCCGGTTCCTATACCGTGGTGGTGACCAACGCCAGCGGCTGCTCGGCTACCTCGACGGCCACTACCGTGACGGTGAACCCAGCCACCACGGCCACGTTCACGTACCCGGCCGCTACCTACTGCGTGAGCGGTGCCACCAATCCCGTTGCGACGGTGACGGGTACGGCCGGCGGGACCTTCTCTTCGACCACGGGCTTGACGATTAATGCCACCACGGGTGCTATCACCCTCGCGAGCTCGACGCCCGGCACCTACACCGTGACGTACAGTGTGGGCGGCACCTGCCCCTCGTCGGCCACGGCTTCGGTGACGGTGACGGCGGCCCCGGTGGCCACGTTCAGCTACGGCACGGGTACGCCCACGTTCTGCGTGAGCGGCACCACTAACCCAACCGTTTCCCTGGCCACGGGCGCCACCGCGGGCACGTTCACCTCGACCACGGGCCTGACGCTTAATGCCACCACGGGCGCCATTACGCTGGCTTCTTCGACGCCCGGTACTTACACCGTGACCAATACGGTGGCCGCGGCTGGTGGCTGTGCGGCCGTTACGGCCACGGCTACCGTGACCGTGGCTCCGGCGGCCATCGCCAACGCGGGCCCGGCCGTGACCATCTGCGGCGGCGCTACAGCTACGCTCGGTACGGCGGCCTTGGCCGGCACTACCTATGCTTGGAGCCCGGCCACGGGCCTGAGCAGCGCAACCGCCGCGCAGCCTACCGTGACGCTGCCTAACACGACCGGCGCGCCCATTACCCAGACGTATACGCTGACGGCCACCAACGCCGGGGGCTGCTCGGCCACGGCCACCGTCACCGTCACGGTGAACCCGCGCCCGGCCACGCCCACCATCACGGCCACGTATAACGGCGCGACCACCACGCTCACCTCGAGCGCGACGACCGGCAACCAGTGGTACCTGGGCCAGACGCTCATCCCCGGCGCCACCGGCCAGACCTACGTGGTGAACGGCACCCCATCCCAACTCGGCTCCTACACCGTGACCACTACCAACGCCTTCGGCTGCGTGTCGCTGCCCTCGGCTGCGCTGGTCGTAACCTCCGGCGTGAAGCCGCTGGCCGGCACCTCGCTCAGCGTGTTCCCGAACCCGACGCACGACGGCCGCCTCACCGTGGAGCTGACCGGCTACCGCCACGCCTCGGAGCTGACCGTGCTGAATGCCTTGGGACAGGTGGTGTTCACCGTCGCCGTACCGGCTTCGACGGGCACCGCCACGCGGGCCATTGACCTTACTCAACTGGCTTCGGGCGTGTACGTGCTGCGCGTGAAAACCGAAGGCGGCCTCGACACGCGCCGCGTGGTGAAGCAATAG
- a CDS encoding DUF3800 domain-containing protein has translation MYLLYADESGDTGLVASPTRYFILSSLVVHETRWRDFLNDIVAFRRHLRTTKGLKLREEIHAAPFITNPGALVRIRRNDRLDILKQCLDFLSNRSDIRICTVVVNKTTKQPGYDVFENAWQALIQRFDNTLRNRNYPGAFADQRGLVLPDNTDGGKLTLLLRKMRHYNPVPNNSAHQTVGAGYRNLALQSVIEDPFLKDSAHSFIHQLVDVVAYAARQLYEPNAYMRSKQGHNFYARLHPVLNAYANRTHPLHLVQL, from the coding sequence ATGTATCTACTCTACGCCGACGAAAGCGGCGACACCGGCCTCGTAGCCAGTCCAACGAGGTATTTCATTTTGTCCAGCTTGGTAGTGCATGAAACGCGGTGGCGGGATTTCTTAAACGACATAGTGGCGTTTCGGCGGCACCTACGGACCACCAAAGGCTTGAAGCTGCGGGAAGAAATTCACGCCGCACCATTCATTACCAATCCAGGCGCGCTGGTCCGCATCCGGCGCAACGACCGGCTCGATATTCTGAAACAGTGCCTGGATTTTCTCAGCAACCGCAGCGATATTCGCATCTGTACGGTTGTGGTGAATAAAACCACGAAGCAACCGGGCTATGACGTCTTCGAAAATGCCTGGCAGGCGCTCATCCAGCGTTTCGATAACACGTTGCGCAACCGCAACTACCCTGGCGCGTTCGCCGACCAGCGCGGCTTGGTGCTACCCGACAACACCGACGGCGGCAAGCTTACCCTGCTGCTGCGAAAAATGCGGCACTACAACCCGGTGCCCAACAATTCCGCCCACCAGACCGTGGGGGCGGGCTACCGCAACCTAGCGTTGCAATCCGTCATCGAGGACCCTTTCCTGAAAGATTCGGCCCACTCGTTTATTCACCAGTTGGTCGATGTAGTGGCTTACGCCGCCCGGCAGTTGTATGAGCCCAACGCGTACATGCGCAGTAAGCAGGGGCACAATTTCTACGCTCGCCTGCACCCGGTGCTCAATGCCTACGCCAACCGCACCCACCCACTGCACCTCGTGCAGCTATAA
- a CDS encoding glycosyltransferase family 25 protein encodes MSLKTNLNRRSVIKKRFDNEKLGYTICDGVIWQDAYKFTDAISLRSANYLSKGSIGCWLGHYSIWTEAANRKLEYSMIFEDDIILVENFNSELNHALKLVPSDFDILFLNSGNNYPHNKRAIINGQAFVPYQIRNGAYGYIVSYNGARKLLNMVPTVQVTRGGVDSAIGSLIRDKRILAYHLNEPLCWVDYSFSSSTKFR; translated from the coding sequence TTGTCGCTGAAAACTAACCTAAATAGGCGAAGTGTTATCAAAAAGAGATTTGATAATGAGAAACTAGGTTACACTATTTGTGATGGTGTTATCTGGCAGGATGCCTACAAATTCACTGATGCAATAAGTTTGAGGTCAGCTAACTACCTTTCAAAAGGCAGTATTGGGTGCTGGCTTGGGCATTATTCGATTTGGACAGAAGCAGCTAATCGAAAGCTTGAGTATTCAATGATTTTTGAGGATGATATAATTCTTGTTGAAAATTTTAACAGCGAGCTAAACCATGCATTGAAATTGGTGCCTTCTGATTTTGATATATTATTTCTGAATTCCGGGAATAATTACCCGCATAATAAACGTGCTATTATAAATGGACAAGCCTTCGTTCCATATCAAATTAGAAATGGAGCATACGGATACATCGTTAGTTATAATGGTGCAAGAAAACTTTTAAACATGGTTCCAACTGTGCAAGTGACACGAGGTGGCGTAGATTCTGCAATTGGCTCGTTAATTCGGGATAAACGGATTCTTGCATATCACTTGAATGAGCCGCTATGCTGGGTTGATTACTCATTTTCCAGTTCTACCAAATTTAGATAG
- a CDS encoding HupE/UreJ family protein yields the protein MSVFQTYLQLGFLHICTPRAADHLTFLLALCAPYVLNDWRRVLALVTSFTVGHSLTLALATLGVVNFGPAVIEALIPVTIMVTALLNMQGAGRLITRRTPVFAAVPNVLALVFGLVHGLGFSSYLRALLGASSRPVEELFAFNVGVELGQILIVSAILLLGAVLLGSLRVARRDWLLTTSGAALGIATVLLMQQLWP from the coding sequence ATGTCCGTTTTTCAGACCTACCTGCAGCTCGGCTTCCTGCACATTTGCACGCCGCGCGCGGCCGACCACCTCACGTTTCTGCTGGCGCTGTGCGCGCCCTACGTGCTGAACGACTGGCGGCGGGTGCTGGCCCTGGTCACGAGCTTCACGGTGGGGCACTCGCTCACGCTGGCGCTGGCCACGCTGGGCGTGGTGAACTTCGGCCCGGCCGTGATTGAGGCCCTGATTCCGGTTACCATCATGGTCACGGCCCTGCTCAACATGCAGGGCGCCGGCCGGCTGATTACGCGGCGGACGCCCGTGTTTGCCGCCGTGCCCAATGTGTTGGCGCTTGTTTTTGGGTTGGTGCACGGGCTGGGGTTTTCGAGCTACCTGCGGGCCTTACTCGGGGCCAGCAGCCGGCCGGTGGAAGAACTGTTTGCCTTCAACGTGGGCGTGGAGCTGGGCCAGATTTTGATTGTGAGCGCCATTCTGCTGCTGGGGGCGGTGCTGCTGGGCAGCCTGCGCGTGGCCCGGCGCGACTGGCTGCTCACCACCAGCGGCGCGGCCCTGGGCATTGCCACCGTGCTGCTGATGCAACAGCTGTGGCCGTGA
- a CDS encoding Txe/YoeB family addiction module toxin: protein MRLIWDEAAWEQYLYWQETDRAILRKINTLLKECQRSPFAGTGKPEALKGDLRGYWSRRINHEHRLVYKVSEDGLRIAACRFHYGDK, encoded by the coding sequence ATGAGGCTCATCTGGGATGAAGCCGCTTGGGAGCAATACCTGTATTGGCAGGAAACCGACCGCGCCATTCTCCGCAAAATCAACACGCTGCTGAAAGAGTGCCAGCGCTCGCCTTTCGCGGGCACGGGCAAACCCGAAGCGCTAAAAGGCGACCTGCGCGGCTATTGGTCGCGTCGCATCAATCATGAACACCGTTTGGTGTACAAAGTATCCGAAGACGGATTGCGCATTGCAGCCTGCCGCTTTCACTACGGCGATAAGTAA
- the clpB gene encoding ATP-dependent chaperone ClpB, translating to MDFKNFTIKAQEAVQKATEIAGGNQQQAVETGHLLKGLFQSDESVFSFLANKLGANLNILTPRLDAIVAAYPKVSGGSPYFANDAAAAVQRANAAMKDMGDEFVSVEHLLLGILGGRDAVATLLKDTGFNDKDLKAAIKELRGGRKVTSQSAEDQYQSLNRYARNLNEQVRAGKMDPVIGRDEEIRRVLQILSRRTKNNPVLLGEPGVGKTAIVEGLAQRIVAGDVPENLRDKVIMSLDMGLLVAGAKYKGEFEERLKAVIKEVTDSDGQIVLFIDEMHTLIGAGGGGEGAMDAANLLKPALARGELHAIGATTLKEYQKYIEKDKALERRFQAVMVDEPTIEDAISIMRGIKEKYELHHGVRITDDAVIAAVELSARYITDRFLPDKAIDLMDEAAAKLRIELNSMPVELDEIQRRIMQLEIEREAIRREDNRDREAILSKELAELNDRRDTLKARWESEKGVLTGIQTQKEAIEQFKLEAEQAERQGDYARVAELRYGKIQEAEAKLKALQEEAAANKDGGAMLQEVVTSESIAEVVAKWTGIPVSKMLQSDREKLLNLEAELGKRVAGQAEAIAAISDAVRRSRAGLQDPKRPIGSFIFLGTTGVGKTELAKALAEYLFNDENAMVRIDMSEFQERHAVSRLIGAPPGYVGYDEGGQLTEAVRRKPYSVVLLDEIEKAHPDVFNILLQVLDDGRLTDNKGRVANFKNTIIIMTSNTGADIIQKNFKDLNEFNHEEVVDRTRDEVVERLKQHMRPEFLNRIDEIVMFQPLKRKEIRRIVDIQFKQIQQRLAEAGIQLEATSEVLDYLGESGFDPQFGARPLKRVLQRVILNELSKDILSGRVSKDAVVEAVLEDGAVKFENVEMPAV from the coding sequence ATGGACTTTAAAAACTTCACCATCAAGGCACAGGAGGCCGTGCAGAAGGCCACCGAAATAGCTGGGGGCAACCAGCAGCAGGCCGTCGAAACGGGCCATTTGCTGAAGGGCCTCTTCCAAAGCGACGAAAGCGTCTTCTCGTTTCTGGCCAATAAGCTGGGCGCCAACCTCAACATCCTCACGCCGCGGCTCGACGCCATTGTGGCCGCCTACCCCAAGGTGAGCGGCGGCTCGCCCTACTTCGCCAACGACGCGGCCGCCGCCGTGCAGCGCGCCAACGCGGCCATGAAGGACATGGGCGACGAGTTCGTGTCCGTCGAGCACCTGCTGCTGGGCATCCTCGGCGGCCGCGATGCCGTGGCCACGCTGCTCAAAGACACCGGCTTCAACGATAAGGACTTGAAGGCTGCCATCAAGGAGCTGCGCGGCGGGCGCAAAGTCACGAGCCAGAGCGCCGAAGACCAGTACCAGAGCCTGAACCGCTACGCCCGCAACCTCAACGAGCAGGTGCGCGCCGGCAAGATGGACCCCGTGATTGGCCGCGACGAGGAAATCCGCCGCGTGCTGCAAATCCTCTCGCGCCGCACCAAAAACAACCCCGTGCTACTCGGCGAGCCCGGCGTGGGCAAAACCGCCATCGTGGAGGGCCTGGCCCAGCGCATCGTGGCCGGCGACGTGCCCGAAAACCTGCGCGACAAAGTCATCATGAGCCTCGACATGGGCCTGCTCGTGGCCGGGGCCAAGTACAAGGGCGAGTTTGAGGAGCGCCTCAAGGCCGTCATCAAGGAAGTGACCGACTCCGACGGCCAGATTGTGCTCTTCATTGACGAGATGCACACCCTCATCGGGGCCGGTGGCGGGGGCGAGGGCGCCATGGACGCCGCCAACCTGCTCAAGCCCGCCCTGGCGCGCGGCGAGCTGCACGCCATCGGGGCCACCACGCTCAAGGAATACCAGAAATACATCGAGAAGGACAAGGCCCTCGAACGCCGTTTCCAGGCCGTGATGGTGGATGAGCCGACTATTGAGGACGCCATCAGCATCATGCGCGGCATCAAGGAAAAGTACGAGCTGCACCACGGCGTGCGCATCACCGACGACGCCGTGATTGCGGCCGTTGAGCTGAGCGCCCGCTACATCACCGACCGCTTCCTGCCCGACAAGGCCATCGACCTCATGGACGAGGCCGCCGCCAAGCTCCGCATCGAGCTGAATTCCATGCCCGTGGAGCTCGACGAAATTCAGCGCCGCATCATGCAGCTCGAAATTGAGCGCGAAGCCATCCGCCGCGAAGACAACCGCGACCGCGAAGCCATCCTCAGCAAGGAATTGGCCGAGCTGAACGACCGCCGCGACACCCTGAAAGCCCGCTGGGAAAGCGAAAAAGGTGTCCTCACCGGCATTCAAACCCAGAAGGAAGCCATCGAGCAATTCAAGCTGGAAGCCGAGCAGGCCGAGCGCCAAGGCGATTACGCCCGCGTGGCCGAGCTGCGCTACGGCAAGATTCAGGAAGCCGAAGCCAAGCTGAAAGCCCTGCAGGAAGAAGCCGCGGCCAACAAAGACGGCGGCGCCATGCTTCAAGAAGTCGTCACCAGCGAGTCCATCGCCGAAGTGGTGGCCAAGTGGACGGGCATCCCGGTGAGCAAAATGCTGCAATCGGACCGCGAGAAGCTGCTGAACCTCGAAGCCGAGCTGGGCAAGCGCGTAGCCGGTCAAGCGGAGGCCATCGCGGCCATTTCCGACGCCGTACGCCGCTCCCGCGCCGGCCTGCAAGACCCCAAGCGGCCCATCGGCTCGTTTATTTTCCTGGGCACCACCGGCGTGGGCAAAACCGAGCTGGCCAAGGCCTTAGCCGAGTATTTGTTCAACGACGAAAACGCCATGGTGCGCATCGACATGAGCGAGTTTCAGGAGCGCCACGCCGTGTCGCGGCTCATCGGCGCACCTCCCGGCTACGTGGGCTACGACGAGGGCGGGCAGCTCACGGAGGCCGTGCGCCGCAAGCCCTACTCGGTGGTGCTGCTCGATGAAATCGAGAAAGCGCACCCCGACGTGTTCAACATCCTGCTGCAAGTGCTCGACGATGGCCGCCTCACCGACAATAAAGGTCGGGTGGCGAACTTCAAGAACACCATCATCATCATGACCTCGAACACCGGGGCCGACATCATCCAGAAGAACTTCAAGGACCTCAACGAGTTCAACCACGAGGAGGTCGTCGACCGCACCCGCGACGAAGTGGTGGAGCGCCTCAAGCAGCACATGCGCCCCGAGTTCCTGAACCGCATCGACGAAATCGTGATGTTCCAGCCCCTCAAGCGCAAGGAAATCCGCCGCATCGTCGACATCCAGTTCAAGCAAATCCAGCAGCGCCTGGCCGAGGCCGGCATCCAGCTCGAAGCCACCAGCGAAGTGCTCGATTACCTGGGCGAATCCGGCTTCGACCCGCAGTTCGGCGCCCGGCCTTTGAAGCGCGTGCTACAGCGCGTGATTTTGAACGAGCTGTCAAAAGACATCCTCTCGGGCCGCGTGAGCAAAGACGCCGTAGTAGAAGCCGTGCTGGAAGACGGCGCGGTGAAGTTCGAGAACGTGGAAATGCCGGCGGTGTAA